From one Rhizobium leguminosarum genomic stretch:
- the istB gene encoding IS21-like element helper ATPase IstB produces MSTEAPEILLVHYLKILKLPTFQREYQKLARLCATEGVDHVGYLFRLAEREMIERDRRKVERRIKAARFPVVKSLDSFDFAAIPKLNKMQVLELARCEWIERRENVIALGPSGTGKTHVALGLGLAACQKGLSVGFTTAAALVSEMMEARDERRLLRFQKQMAAYQLLIIDELGFVPLSKTGAELLFELISQRYERGATLVTSNLPFDEWTETLGSERLTGALLDRITHHVNILEMNGDSYRLAQSRARKAG; encoded by the coding sequence ATGAGCACCGAAGCACCTGAGATCCTGCTTGTCCATTACCTCAAGATCCTGAAGCTCCCGACATTCCAGCGCGAATACCAGAAGCTGGCCCGGCTATGTGCCACCGAGGGCGTCGATCATGTCGGCTATCTCTTCCGGCTTGCCGAAAGGGAGATGATCGAACGGGATCGCCGCAAGGTCGAGCGCCGCATCAAGGCGGCCAGGTTCCCGGTCGTAAAAAGCCTCGACAGCTTCGACTTCGCCGCCATCCCGAAGCTCAACAAGATGCAGGTGCTGGAACTGGCGCGTTGCGAATGGATCGAACGGCGGGAGAACGTCATTGCGCTCGGCCCGAGCGGCACGGGAAAGACGCATGTCGCGCTCGGTCTCGGCCTGGCGGCATGCCAGAAGGGCCTGTCCGTTGGGTTCACCACGGCCGCCGCCCTGGTCAGTGAGATGATGGAGGCGCGCGACGAGCGACGGCTGCTGCGGTTCCAGAAGCAGATGGCAGCCTACCAGCTTCTCATCATCGATGAGCTGGGCTTTGTGCCGCTCTCAAAAACCGGCGCAGAATTGCTGTTCGAGCTGATCTCACAACGCTATGAACGCGGCGCGACCCTGGTCACCAGCAATCTTCCGTTTGACGAATGGACAGAAACCTTGGGATCGGAGCGTCTCACCGGCGCACTGCTCGATCGCATCACCCACCACGTCAACATCCTGGAGATGAACGGCGATAGCTATCGTCTCGCCCAAAGCCGCGCCCGAAAGGCCGGCTGA
- a CDS encoding SDR family oxidoreductase has protein sequence MLLTGASRGIGHATVKLFQEHGWRILTVSRQPFSEECRWPEARDSHIQADLGDLSQVDHLAEEVRKRLSNGKLHALVNNAGISPKSAGKGRLGVADTDAETWTQVLNVNLISTALIARALLPELEAARGSIVNVTSIAGSRVHPFAGVAYAASKAGLASLTREMAHEFGRRGVRANAIAPGEIETSILSPGTDELVAKEVPMCQRRSKIRPMGGAKPGHLWRTHETSGRA, from the coding sequence ATGCTCCTCACCGGCGCCAGCCGCGGCATTGGCCACGCAACCGTCAAGCTCTTCCAGGAACACGGTTGGCGCATTCTCACGGTCTCGCGCCAGCCCTTTTCAGAAGAATGCCGCTGGCCGGAAGCCCGGGACAGCCATATCCAGGCGGACCTTGGCGACCTGTCTCAGGTCGATCATCTCGCCGAAGAGGTGCGCAAACGACTTTCGAATGGCAAGTTGCACGCGCTGGTCAACAATGCTGGAATCTCGCCAAAGAGCGCCGGCAAGGGTCGGCTTGGCGTCGCTGATACGGACGCGGAGACATGGACCCAGGTTCTAAACGTCAACCTGATTTCGACGGCTCTTATTGCACGGGCATTGTTGCCGGAACTTGAGGCGGCGCGGGGTTCGATCGTTAACGTTACTTCCATAGCTGGATCCCGCGTCCATCCTTTCGCTGGCGTTGCCTACGCCGCGTCGAAGGCTGGGCTTGCATCTCTCACCCGCGAAATGGCGCATGAATTCGGCCGGCGCGGCGTACGAGCAAATGCGATTGCTCCCGGCGAGATCGAGACCTCAATCTTGTCGCCCGGTACGGACGAACTTGTTGCCAAGGAAGTTCCGATGTGTCAACGCCGGAGTAAAATCAGGCCAATGGGCGGAGCAAAACCAGGCCACTTGTGGCGCACGCATGAAACCTCCGGGAGGGCGTAG
- a CDS encoding Tn3 family transposase: MTRKQRGSLLRLPDTEAEILRLYTLSSDDLAAVDQCRTPETRLSYALQLCCLRFPGRYLSRGELLPGIMLDHIADQVQADADVIALFARRDATRYEQLTTIKERHGFRDLSQPLRVELAAWAQNEAVGLTDGRVLLDRLIEWMRAGRIIIPGISVVERLAAAAMHSADLAAIAEVCGLLSPPQCDQMDVLLSAKVHRQQSRLSWLRAPAGGASARSLAEILDKLELVRSIVGDVPGRLPFHLNQRMAQMAKEGSLYTAQAFQQMNAPRRHAIMIATLSELAITLTDAALSMFQSLVGRANLRARKRLEETIAASAEHGRVRLLRIAKVLEAVVTAVRAEADVTAAVTAIAPLETIADDAAIIRRTLRPGRSDVLSELAPEYHVFKKIGARFLSSFAFEGGSAVQPLLAAIAVLGGIGGDRRKPLPADVPLGHLERRWSRHVFTDNSINRSYYELATYFILANALASGGVWVETSRIHRPLEKLLAPASPATQVQTVALVHAFNAEDYVAVRMAALDAALLSTERHLSGKDAAIFADGKLRFPKGPRGDNEQEQTRTVTARLYSMMPRVRITDLLDQVNHWTDFTEHFSHVSTGLPPVDQRAFMAALIAEATNLGLSRMAEMCGTVTRRALLRMQTWHMREDTYRAALASVTDAIHAEPLSVWFGEGWRASADGQAFYLGGPGEAGGAINGHYGRDPIVKIYTTITDRYAPLHQKVIAGTAGEAIHALDGILGHESNVDIGALHVDGGGVSDIVFAIAALLGRSFEPRIPRLSDRKLYAFEPKTRYGRLAPLFGHRLDANLILGHADEIGKVIRALADKVVTPSLILKKLSAYRQQNSLAAGLREIGRIERTLFTLRWFEDPALRQLVTAELNKGEARNTLARAVAFHRLGRFRDRSHENQAGRAAALNLVTAAIVLFNCRYLGRITEAMRRQGRPFDEKIISKLSPLGWDHINITGDYVWSDTLEVDQEGFLPIRLAPS; encoded by the coding sequence ATGACCAGGAAACAGAGGGGTTCACTGCTGAGATTGCCGGACACGGAAGCCGAGATCTTGCGTCTCTATACGCTCAGCTCCGACGACCTTGCCGCCGTGGATCAATGCCGGACGCCGGAGACCCGGCTGAGCTATGCGCTCCAACTCTGCTGCCTGCGGTTCCCTGGCCGATATCTCAGCCGCGGCGAGTTGCTGCCAGGTATCATGCTTGATCATATTGCCGACCAGGTTCAGGCCGACGCTGATGTCATCGCGCTGTTTGCCCGCCGCGACGCAACGCGATACGAACAGTTGACCACGATCAAAGAGCGCCACGGTTTCCGCGATTTGAGCCAACCATTGCGGGTCGAACTTGCCGCCTGGGCTCAAAACGAAGCCGTCGGCTTGACCGATGGCCGGGTGCTTCTCGATCGTCTGATTGAATGGATGCGGGCTGGAAGGATCATCATCCCTGGTATCAGCGTCGTCGAACGTTTAGCCGCTGCAGCGATGCACTCTGCTGACCTCGCGGCGATTGCCGAGGTCTGCGGCCTTCTATCACCACCACAATGCGATCAGATGGACGTGCTTTTATCCGCCAAGGTTCATCGCCAGCAAAGTCGCTTGTCGTGGCTGCGTGCACCGGCTGGAGGCGCAAGTGCACGATCGCTTGCCGAGATTCTCGACAAGCTCGAGCTTGTTCGTAGCATCGTTGGCGATGTACCGGGACGCTTGCCGTTCCACCTCAATCAACGCATGGCGCAAATGGCCAAAGAAGGAAGCCTCTATACCGCGCAAGCGTTCCAGCAGATGAACGCACCACGCCGACATGCGATCATGATAGCGACCTTGAGCGAGTTGGCGATTACGTTGACCGATGCAGCGTTGTCGATGTTCCAGTCGCTCGTTGGGCGTGCCAACCTGCGCGCCAGAAAGCGGCTTGAGGAAACGATCGCCGCATCTGCGGAACATGGGCGTGTCCGGCTTCTTCGGATCGCCAAGGTGCTTGAAGCTGTGGTGACTGCCGTGCGAGCCGAAGCCGATGTCACGGCCGCCGTCACTGCGATCGCGCCCTTGGAAACCATCGCAGATGATGCGGCTATCATCCGGCGAACACTTCGCCCAGGAAGATCGGACGTGCTCAGCGAGCTTGCACCCGAATACCACGTGTTCAAGAAAATCGGCGCCCGGTTCCTGAGCAGCTTTGCGTTTGAAGGCGGTAGCGCCGTGCAGCCGCTTCTTGCCGCAATCGCGGTGTTGGGCGGGATTGGTGGTGACCGTCGTAAACCGCTACCTGCCGACGTTCCGCTCGGCCATCTTGAGCGGCGCTGGTCCCGACATGTCTTTACCGACAATTCCATTAACCGCTCCTATTACGAACTGGCCACCTACTTCATCCTGGCCAATGCGCTTGCAAGCGGCGGCGTGTGGGTTGAGACATCGCGAATTCACCGTCCGCTCGAAAAGCTCCTCGCACCCGCTTCGCCGGCAACTCAGGTGCAAACGGTCGCTCTGGTTCACGCTTTCAATGCCGAAGATTATGTTGCAGTCCGAATGGCTGCGCTCGATGCTGCTCTTCTGAGCACGGAACGTCACCTGTCTGGCAAGGATGCAGCGATATTCGCCGATGGAAAGCTCCGCTTCCCCAAGGGACCAAGAGGCGACAACGAACAGGAACAAACCCGTACCGTCACGGCGAGGTTATACTCCATGATGCCGCGGGTGCGGATTACCGACCTGCTCGATCAGGTCAACCACTGGACCGACTTCACCGAGCATTTCTCCCATGTCTCCACCGGATTGCCACCTGTGGATCAGCGCGCCTTCATGGCCGCATTGATCGCCGAAGCGACCAATCTCGGCCTGTCACGAATGGCCGAGATGTGCGGTACGGTGACCCGGCGAGCCTTGCTGCGTATGCAGACATGGCACATGCGTGAGGACACCTACCGAGCCGCGTTGGCGAGTGTGACCGATGCAATTCATGCCGAGCCGCTGTCGGTCTGGTTTGGCGAAGGCTGGCGTGCTTCCGCCGATGGGCAAGCCTTTTATCTCGGTGGTCCGGGCGAAGCTGGCGGCGCAATCAATGGACACTATGGCCGTGATCCGATCGTGAAAATCTACACCACGATCACCGATCGATACGCGCCGCTTCATCAGAAGGTTATCGCTGGCACCGCCGGTGAAGCCATCCATGCATTGGATGGCATTCTCGGCCACGAAAGCAATGTCGACATCGGGGCGTTGCATGTTGATGGTGGCGGCGTTTCCGATATCGTCTTTGCCATCGCAGCACTGCTGGGCCGCTCCTTCGAACCTCGAATTCCGCGCCTGTCGGACCGCAAACTCTATGCCTTCGAACCGAAAACAAGATACGGTCGTCTGGCACCTCTGTTCGGACACCGTCTCGACGCCAACCTGATCCTGGGGCATGCCGATGAAATCGGCAAGGTAATCCGGGCGCTCGCCGACAAGGTGGTCACGCCTTCCCTTATCCTGAAGAAGCTATCCGCCTACCGGCAGCAAAACAGTCTGGCCGCCGGCTTGCGCGAAATAGGGCGCATCGAGCGCACCCTCTTCACCTTACGGTGGTTTGAGGATCCCGCTCTCCGGCAACTCGTCACCGCAGAACTGAACAAGGGCGAAGCACGAAACACCCTTGCCCGCGCCGTCGCCTTCCATCGTTTGGGGCGCTTTCGAGACCGTAGCCATGAAAATCAGGCGGGCCGGGCTGCAGCCCTCAATCTCGTCACGGCCGCCATCGTTCTCTTCAATTGCCGCTATCTCGGACGGATCACGGAGGCCATGCGCCGGCAAGGCAGGCCATTCGATGAGAAGATCATCTCAAAACTGTCGCCGTTGGGCTGGGATCATATCAATATAACCGGCGATTATGTGTGGTCTGACACCTTGGAGGTCGATCAAGAAGGCTTCCTGCCGATCAGGTTGGCACCATCCTGA
- a CDS encoding recombinase family protein, whose protein sequence is MLIGYARVSKGDEQSNKAQARALSEAGCKRVFEEKASGGRWDRPELHRMLDQLRDGDTVVVWKLDRLSRSLKDVLHLMDRIASAGAGFRSLTEAIDTTTAAGRLMMQMVGSFAEFERAMIRERTTTGLAQARAEGRIGGRRKKLDPKKRREIAESVLSGRKSGAEMARLYDISEPTVSRIVAEHRQNTETFHADQP, encoded by the coding sequence ATGCTGATCGGCTACGCCCGGGTGAGCAAGGGAGACGAGCAATCGAACAAGGCCCAGGCCCGTGCCCTGTCCGAAGCTGGCTGCAAGCGCGTGTTCGAAGAAAAGGCGTCCGGCGGGCGTTGGGACCGGCCCGAATTGCACCGCATGCTCGATCAACTGCGCGATGGCGACACCGTCGTTGTCTGGAAGCTCGATCGCCTGTCACGTTCGCTGAAGGATGTCCTGCATCTGATGGATCGGATTGCCAGTGCGGGCGCCGGGTTTCGGTCCCTCACCGAGGCTATCGACACGACAACGGCGGCAGGGCGACTGATGATGCAAATGGTGGGATCCTTTGCGGAATTCGAACGCGCCATGATCCGGGAGAGGACCACGACGGGCCTTGCTCAGGCACGTGCCGAAGGCCGAATTGGGGGACGCCGTAAGAAGCTCGACCCGAAGAAACGTCGGGAAATCGCCGAGAGCGTCTTGTCAGGCCGCAAAAGCGGAGCCGAAATGGCGAGACTTTACGATATCAGCGAACCGACGGTTTCGCGCATCGTCGCTGAACATCGCCAGAATACGGAGACCTTCCATGCCGACCAGCCATGA
- a CDS encoding recombinase family protein, with protein sequence MTSTDLMPAALLARKAIVYVRQSTQSQVMTNLEGQRRQYDLVDVARQRGFIDIEVIDDDLGRSASGTVARPGFDRLVALLCAGKVGAVFCFDASRLARNGRDWHHLLELCGLVEARVIDHDGIYNPCRPNDRLLLGMKGSISEFELGVLRARMLDAARSKARRGELRLSVPFGYIWHREAGLGLDPDLRLQDVIRSIFARFHELGSARQVLLSMTKDQIHFPRPSDEGRMTSFVWTPVRYRNVIGILKNPFYAGVYVYGKSEKRTAIVDGRARRSYGHGKPVGTWEVMIRDHHEGYISWDEYERNQQQLALNNYGRSGGTKSGRGGKALLSGLLTCGRCGRRLSVAYTGNPQSPVYRCYKQNLMMGLPRCMTFGGLKVDAAVARELLRAVEPLAIEATFEAERMHRERQEDQRHIHDLELQQARYETSLAERRYAACDPDNRLIAAQLEKNWETALRRVRDLEVRKPAESPSTIEVDPGTFTNLADNLHAAWESPDVTMRVRQQLLRSLIADIVVDVDDAVRDVVLTIHWKGGKHSELKVRKPRTGEHGCATTDDALAVMRSMAGRWSDEHIAASLNRMGMPTGQGKTWTAHRVASVRRVRAIHAYKSADKDGEWLTMTEAATVLGVTNHRIRHLIKTNVLSAEQVVPGAPYQIRASDLASATVQAAIARKGRPCRTTDTETLPMFTDT encoded by the coding sequence ATGACCAGCACTGATTTAATGCCGGCAGCGTTACTCGCACGCAAGGCCATCGTTTACGTACGGCAATCCACGCAGTCGCAGGTGATGACCAATCTGGAAGGCCAGCGACGACAGTACGATCTTGTTGACGTCGCGCGACAACGCGGCTTTATCGACATTGAGGTCATTGATGACGACCTGGGGCGCTCCGCCAGCGGAACGGTCGCGCGACCCGGCTTCGATCGTCTCGTCGCCCTGCTGTGCGCCGGCAAAGTTGGTGCCGTTTTTTGCTTCGACGCCTCACGCCTCGCACGTAACGGCCGCGACTGGCACCATCTGCTCGAACTATGCGGCCTCGTTGAAGCCCGCGTCATAGATCACGACGGTATCTACAATCCCTGTCGGCCCAATGATCGTCTGCTGCTGGGGATGAAGGGCAGTATCAGCGAGTTCGAACTGGGCGTGCTGAGAGCCCGCATGCTCGACGCCGCCAGATCGAAAGCGCGGCGCGGCGAATTGCGACTTTCCGTTCCGTTCGGCTACATTTGGCATCGCGAGGCGGGGCTTGGACTGGACCCCGATCTGCGTCTGCAAGACGTGATCCGATCCATATTCGCCCGTTTCCACGAGCTTGGAAGTGCGCGTCAGGTGCTGCTATCGATGACGAAAGATCAGATCCACTTCCCGCGACCGTCGGATGAAGGTCGCATGACCAGCTTCGTCTGGACGCCAGTCCGTTATCGCAATGTTATCGGCATCCTCAAAAACCCCTTCTACGCCGGCGTCTACGTCTATGGGAAGAGCGAGAAGCGAACTGCCATCGTTGATGGACGAGCGCGTCGCAGCTATGGGCATGGCAAGCCCGTCGGCACCTGGGAGGTGATGATCCGGGACCATCACGAAGGTTACATCAGTTGGGACGAGTACGAGCGCAACCAACAGCAATTGGCGCTCAATAATTATGGCCGCTCGGGCGGGACTAAATCGGGCCGCGGCGGCAAAGCGCTATTATCGGGTCTCCTAACCTGCGGACGGTGTGGGCGGCGACTGAGTGTTGCCTATACTGGCAATCCACAAAGTCCTGTCTATCGCTGCTACAAACAGAATCTGATGATGGGCTTGCCCCGTTGCATGACGTTCGGCGGCCTGAAGGTCGATGCGGCGGTTGCGCGCGAGTTGTTGCGCGCGGTAGAACCGTTAGCGATCGAAGCGACCTTTGAAGCAGAGCGGATGCACCGGGAGCGGCAAGAAGACCAACGCCACATTCACGACCTGGAGCTACAACAGGCTCGCTACGAGACCAGCCTGGCTGAACGTCGCTATGCGGCATGCGATCCCGACAACCGTCTCATTGCCGCGCAGCTTGAGAAGAATTGGGAAACTGCATTACGCCGCGTGCGCGATCTGGAAGTGCGCAAGCCTGCCGAAAGTCCCTCAACCATCGAGGTTGATCCGGGCACCTTTACAAACCTCGCTGATAATCTGCACGCGGCCTGGGAATCGCCTGATGTGACCATGCGGGTGCGCCAGCAATTGCTTCGTTCCTTGATTGCCGACATTGTCGTTGATGTCGACGATGCGGTTCGAGATGTGGTGCTGACGATTCATTGGAAAGGCGGCAAGCACTCGGAGTTGAAAGTTCGCAAACCTCGGACTGGTGAACACGGCTGTGCCACCACGGACGATGCTCTGGCGGTGATGCGCAGCATGGCTGGTCGCTGGTCCGATGAACATATCGCCGCGTCGCTCAATCGAATGGGCATGCCCACAGGGCAAGGAAAAACCTGGACCGCACACCGCGTCGCTTCCGTAAGACGCGTACGCGCAATCCACGCGTACAAATCAGCCGACAAAGACGGCGAATGGCTGACCATGACAGAGGCTGCGACGGTCTTGGGCGTGACCAATCATCGGATACGCCACCTGATCAAGACGAACGTGCTGTCTGCCGAGCAGGTGGTTCCCGGCGCGCCGTATCAAATCCGCGCCAGCGACCTGGCTTCGGCGACGGTCCAAGCGGCTATAGCCCGAAAGGGCCGCCCGTGTCGCACAACTGACACGGAGACGCTTCCAATGTTTACAGACACTTAG